In Paractinoplanes brasiliensis, the following proteins share a genomic window:
- a CDS encoding siderophore-interacting protein: MADRPARPATEAVVTRVEQLTPHMIRVVLGGDGLARIQAGDCTDHYVKILFPKPGAVYPEPFDMGTIRATVAPEDWPVVRTYTVRKWRPEVPELWVDFVVHGDEGIAGPWAAAAKPGDVVRFMGPGGGYAPDPGADWHLLAGDESALPAIAAALEGMPAGARVRAYVEIENADEEQKLECPGDLELTWLRRGGRPVGEALVEAVRGSDFPAGQVHAFVHGEANFVRDLRRYLKNERGIPMSRLSISGYWRRGMNEDGWQSSKREWNQQVEQEQDRS; the protein is encoded by the coding sequence ATGGCGGACAGGCCGGCACGACCGGCGACCGAGGCGGTCGTCACCCGGGTGGAGCAGCTCACCCCGCACATGATCCGAGTCGTCCTGGGCGGCGACGGCCTCGCCCGGATCCAGGCCGGCGACTGCACCGATCATTACGTGAAGATCCTGTTCCCCAAGCCGGGGGCCGTCTATCCCGAGCCGTTCGACATGGGCACGATCCGCGCGACCGTAGCCCCCGAGGACTGGCCGGTCGTGCGGACGTACACGGTTCGCAAGTGGCGTCCCGAGGTCCCCGAGCTGTGGGTCGATTTCGTGGTGCACGGCGACGAGGGCATCGCCGGTCCGTGGGCGGCCGCGGCCAAGCCGGGCGACGTGGTGCGGTTCATGGGCCCGGGCGGCGGTTACGCTCCTGACCCCGGCGCCGACTGGCATCTGCTCGCCGGTGACGAGAGCGCGCTGCCCGCCATCGCCGCCGCGCTTGAGGGAATGCCCGCTGGTGCGCGCGTACGGGCGTACGTGGAGATCGAAAATGCCGACGAGGAGCAGAAGCTCGAGTGCCCCGGCGACCTGGAGCTGACCTGGCTGCGCCGGGGCGGCCGGCCGGTGGGTGAGGCGCTGGTCGAGGCCGTACGGGGTAGCGACTTCCCCGCGGGTCAGGTGCACGCGTTCGTGCACGGTGAGGCGAATTTCGTACGGGATCTGCGCCGTTACCTGAAGAACGAGCGCGGCATCCCGATGAGCCGGCTGTCGATCTCGGGTTATTGGCGGCGCGGCATGAACGAGGACGGGTGGCAGTCCTCCAAGCGCGAGTGGAACCAGCAGGTGGAACAGGAGCAAGACCGGTCGTGA
- a CDS encoding glycerophosphodiester phosphodiesterase, translating into MPFPYLDAPTPLAFAHRGGAADGDENTIEAFERAVRLGYRYVETDVHATADGIPVVFHDATLDRVTDGAGRISSLTWSDLRSVRIGGAALVPRLDEVLTAWPGIRFNIDIKADPGVAPTVECLRSTSAADRVLLASFSDRRLAQARALTGPTVATSLGSRSVARLRLASLTGTPVRLPASAAAVQVPPRHGRLPIVDRRFIRLAHRLSLQVHVWTIDDPAEMARLLDLGVDGIMTDRLTVLKDLYQSRGHWPT; encoded by the coding sequence GTGCCCTTCCCCTACCTGGACGCGCCGACGCCCCTGGCTTTCGCCCACCGGGGCGGCGCGGCAGACGGCGACGAGAACACGATCGAGGCCTTCGAGCGCGCCGTACGCCTCGGCTACCGCTACGTCGAAACCGACGTGCACGCCACCGCCGACGGCATCCCGGTCGTCTTCCACGACGCCACCCTCGACCGGGTAACCGACGGCGCCGGCCGTATCTCGTCGCTGACCTGGTCCGACTTACGATCCGTCCGCATCGGCGGCGCCGCCCTGGTCCCCCGCCTCGACGAGGTCCTGACGGCGTGGCCCGGCATCCGCTTCAACATCGACATCAAGGCCGACCCCGGCGTGGCCCCCACCGTCGAATGCCTACGCTCCACCTCCGCCGCCGACCGCGTCCTGCTCGCCTCGTTCAGCGACCGCCGTCTCGCCCAGGCCCGCGCCCTGACCGGCCCCACCGTGGCCACGTCGCTCGGCTCCCGCTCGGTGGCCCGCCTGCGCCTGGCCTCGTTGACCGGCACCCCCGTACGCCTCCCCGCCTCGGCCGCCGCGGTTCAGGTCCCACCCCGGCACGGCAGACTCCCCATCGTCGACCGCCGTTTCATCAGGCTGGCCCACCGCCTCAGCCTGCAGGTCCACGTCTGGACCATCGACGACCCGGCGGAAATGGCCCGCCTGCTGGACCTCGGCGTAGACGGCATCATGACCGACCGCCTCACGGTCCTGAAAGACCTCTACCAGTCCCGGGGCCACTGGCCCACGTGA
- a CDS encoding GMC family oxidoreductase: MVVVGGGTAGSVVASRLSADPNVSVCLIEGGPSDVDDQRILQLRNWINLLESEFDYDYPVVPQPRGNSYLRHARARVLGGCSSHNTMISFLPPPEDFADWVRAGAAGWSYEEMTPLWKRLAINIVPVAPRDRNPLAEDFVAACHTALGVPIHEDFNAGPFADGAGFFPVGYHPETGVRSSASVAYLHPNLDRPNLTILTDHWAYHLDPDSGISVKIGGAGWDDGGAGQGSGGEEWDGGGQRFVRIRARHEYVLCAGAIDTPRLLLHSGIGPAQQLERLGIKVRADVPGVGENLLDHPESLILWEASRPIPPMSAMDSDAGLFVRREAGAVRPDLMFHLYQIPFTFNTERLGYDVPQHGFGMTPNVPRPRSSGRLTLADADPGTKPLLDFRYFTDPDGYDERTIVDGLRLAREVAATEPFARWIAREIAPGPQLRSDQELSAYGRAAHHTVYHPAGTCRMGSPSDEMAVVDPELRLKGVPRVRVADASVFPVMTSVNPMVAVLMIGERAADLISAELNRG; this comes from the coding sequence GTGGTCGTCGTCGGCGGCGGGACGGCCGGTTCGGTTGTCGCGTCACGGCTTTCCGCCGATCCGAACGTCAGCGTCTGCCTCATCGAGGGCGGCCCCTCCGACGTGGATGACCAGCGGATACTTCAGCTGCGGAACTGGATCAACCTGCTCGAGTCGGAGTTCGACTACGACTATCCGGTCGTGCCGCAGCCCCGCGGGAACTCGTATCTGCGGCACGCGCGGGCTCGGGTGCTGGGCGGCTGTTCGTCGCACAACACCATGATCAGTTTCCTGCCGCCGCCGGAGGATTTCGCGGACTGGGTGCGGGCGGGGGCGGCCGGATGGTCGTACGAGGAAATGACGCCCCTCTGGAAGCGACTCGCGATCAACATCGTGCCGGTCGCGCCTCGGGACAGGAACCCGCTGGCCGAGGACTTCGTGGCGGCCTGTCACACCGCGCTGGGGGTGCCGATCCACGAGGACTTCAACGCGGGGCCGTTCGCGGACGGCGCCGGGTTCTTCCCGGTCGGCTACCACCCCGAGACGGGCGTACGGTCGTCCGCGTCAGTCGCCTACCTGCATCCGAACCTCGACCGCCCCAACCTGACGATCCTCACCGACCACTGGGCCTACCACCTCGACCCGGATAGCGGTATATCCGTAAAAATCGGCGGCGCCGGGTGGGATGACGGTGGCGCGGGGCAAGGGTCTGGTGGGGAGGAGTGGGACGGCGGCGGTCAGCGGTTTGTTCGGATTCGGGCTCGGCATGAGTATGTGCTTTGTGCGGGGGCGATCGACACGCCGCGGTTGTTGTTGCACTCGGGGATCGGGCCGGCCCAGCAGCTTGAACGGCTGGGCATCAAGGTGCGGGCCGACGTGCCGGGGGTCGGGGAGAACCTGCTCGACCATCCGGAGTCGCTGATTCTGTGGGAGGCGAGCCGGCCCATCCCGCCGATGTCGGCGATGGATTCGGATGCGGGCCTGTTCGTGCGGCGGGAAGCCGGCGCCGTGCGGCCCGATCTGATGTTTCACCTGTATCAGATTCCGTTCACGTTCAATACCGAGCGGCTCGGCTATGACGTTCCGCAGCACGGGTTCGGGATGACGCCGAACGTGCCGCGGCCCCGCAGTTCGGGGCGGCTCACGCTGGCCGACGCCGACCCGGGAACCAAGCCGCTTCTTGATTTTCGCTACTTCACCGACCCCGACGGCTACGACGAGCGGACCATCGTCGACGGGCTGCGGCTGGCTCGCGAGGTGGCAGCCACCGAACCCTTCGCCCGGTGGATCGCCCGTGAGATCGCGCCGGGGCCACAGCTCAGATCAGATCAAGAGCTTTCCGCGTACGGGCGGGCCGCGCATCACACCGTCTATCACCCCGCGGGCACGTGCCGGATGGGGTCGCCGTCCGACGAGATGGCGGTGGTCGACCCGGAACTGCGGTTGAAAGGCGTTCCTCGCGTACGCGTCGCCGACGCCTCGGTCTTTCCGGTGATGACGTCGGTGAACCCGATGGTGGCTGTCCTGATGATCGGGGAACGGGCGGCCGACCTCATCAGCGCCGAGTTGAACCGAGGATAG
- a CDS encoding quaternary amine ABC transporter ATP-binding protein, with product MAPMIAVTDLWKVFGPRADRIVGTPLADLPRAELRARTGCLTAVRDVSFDVEPGEVFVVMGLSGSGKSTLVRCLTRLVEPTSGDIRIDGESVRAMSPKKLRELRRRQVAMVFQHFGLLPHRRVLDNVAYGLEIQGVARAERHRKASEVLALVGLDGHEHQYPDQLSGGMQQRVGLARALAADPEVLLFDEPFSALDPLIRRDMQAEVRRLHAEVGKTLVFITHDLAEALSLGDRIAVLRDGELVQVGTPEELVGAPADSYVADFVRDVPRSDVLTLRWIMRDAAPGELCEDEPLSHRTVIRDAVHRVLRAGRPIPVVDGVERVGVVDADQLLPALVSHHRQVPA from the coding sequence ATGGCACCGATGATCGCGGTAACGGATCTGTGGAAGGTGTTCGGTCCCCGGGCCGACCGGATCGTCGGCACGCCCCTGGCCGACCTGCCCCGGGCCGAGTTGCGTGCCCGCACCGGCTGCCTGACCGCCGTACGGGACGTCAGCTTCGACGTGGAACCCGGTGAGGTCTTCGTCGTGATGGGCCTGTCCGGCAGCGGCAAGTCGACGCTGGTGCGGTGCCTGACCCGGCTCGTCGAACCGACCAGCGGCGACATCCGCATCGACGGCGAATCGGTGCGCGCGATGAGCCCGAAGAAGCTGCGCGAGCTGCGGCGGCGGCAGGTGGCCATGGTGTTCCAGCACTTCGGGCTGCTGCCGCACCGGCGGGTGCTCGACAACGTGGCGTACGGGCTGGAGATCCAGGGGGTCGCGCGGGCCGAGCGGCACCGCAAGGCGTCCGAGGTGCTGGCCCTGGTCGGGCTCGACGGGCACGAGCACCAGTACCCGGATCAGCTTTCCGGTGGCATGCAGCAGCGGGTCGGCCTGGCCCGGGCGCTGGCCGCCGACCCCGAGGTGTTGCTGTTCGACGAGCCGTTCAGCGCGCTGGACCCGCTGATCCGGCGGGACATGCAGGCCGAGGTGCGCCGGTTGCACGCCGAGGTCGGCAAGACGCTCGTGTTCATCACGCACGACCTGGCCGAGGCGCTGAGCCTGGGTGACCGGATAGCGGTGCTGCGCGACGGCGAACTGGTGCAGGTGGGCACGCCTGAGGAGCTGGTCGGGGCGCCGGCCGATTCCTATGTGGCCGATTTCGTACGGGATGTGCCGCGCTCGGACGTGCTCACGCTGCGCTGGATCATGCGGGATGCCGCGCCGGGTGAACTGTGCGAGGACGAACCGCTCAGCCATCGCACGGTGATCCGCGACGCCGTGCACCGGGTGCTGCGGGCCGGACGTCCGATCCCGGTGGTGGACGGGGTGGAACGGGTGGGCGTGGTCGACGCTGATCAGTTGCTGCCGGCGTTGGTCAGCCACCACCGTCAGGTGCCGGCATGA
- a CDS encoding ABC transporter permease, whose protein sequence is MTTTAPPPAVQGRVVEPVTDRAHPARRSGWVPTRTVGAVLAVATVAAYLLFRTDGAADGDDAAAFRFFDSVRDWVDANRDSSPFFLYGVNYVRLGVRLLVDGVQAVLYGLGFAGLVTAVTAIGLVLAGWRTGLLALLGFLAFGVLGLWQESVDTLVLTLSAVLLSVLIGVPLGVLAARVRWVGASLRPVLDVMQIMPTFAYLAPMTLLFLIGEPAAVIATMIYAVPATIRITALGISEVSPTAVEAATALGSTRRQLLTKVRLPMARTTIVLAVNQTIMLALSMVVITALIDAPGLGQNIVNALQRVNVGAAFDAGVAIVILAVVLDRITTNAARRTGGAGGWRGRGIGAAQRVRNRWRGWGVAAARRVGDGRRGVDAARRVGGAGGGPGASAVRELRTHGWLRQRRWLWAGAGALILVAVNAKRTTINGDESGVLGVGVAGLGGGSVAAPGDGVAGPNWFGVGGGEPGWFGSFSFAGPVNDVVGWIELHWYGFTEGVKNGVSAGLLDPLETLLVTTPWWLFVLVVAAFGTLWSVGGGPL, encoded by the coding sequence ATGACGACGACCGCGCCGCCGCCGGCCGTGCAGGGGCGAGTTGTCGAACCGGTGACGGACCGTGCGCATCCGGCCCGGCGTTCGGGCTGGGTGCCGACCCGTACGGTGGGCGCGGTCCTGGCCGTTGCGACGGTGGCCGCCTATCTGCTGTTCCGCACGGACGGGGCGGCCGACGGCGACGACGCGGCCGCGTTCCGGTTCTTCGACAGCGTGCGCGACTGGGTCGACGCGAACCGCGACAGCAGCCCGTTCTTCCTGTACGGGGTGAACTACGTGCGCCTCGGTGTCCGGTTGCTCGTCGACGGCGTGCAGGCGGTGCTGTACGGGCTCGGGTTCGCGGGGCTGGTCACGGCGGTCACCGCGATCGGTTTGGTGCTGGCCGGATGGCGTACGGGGTTGCTGGCTCTTCTCGGTTTTCTTGCGTTCGGCGTGCTCGGGTTGTGGCAGGAGAGCGTCGACACGTTGGTCCTGACGTTGTCCGCCGTGCTGCTCAGCGTGCTGATCGGGGTGCCGCTGGGGGTGCTCGCGGCCCGGGTGCGGTGGGTCGGCGCGTCGCTGCGGCCGGTGCTCGACGTCATGCAGATCATGCCGACTTTCGCGTACTTGGCCCCGATGACGCTGCTGTTCCTGATCGGCGAACCGGCCGCGGTGATCGCCACGATGATCTACGCGGTGCCCGCCACGATCCGGATCACGGCGCTGGGCATCAGCGAGGTCTCACCGACCGCGGTGGAGGCGGCGACGGCGCTCGGCTCGACCCGCCGGCAGTTGCTGACCAAGGTGCGGCTGCCGATGGCCCGGACGACGATCGTGCTCGCGGTCAACCAGACGATCATGCTGGCCCTGTCGATGGTGGTGATCACGGCGCTGATCGACGCGCCGGGGCTGGGGCAGAACATCGTGAACGCCCTGCAACGCGTCAACGTGGGCGCAGCCTTCGACGCGGGCGTGGCGATCGTGATCCTGGCCGTCGTCCTGGACCGGATCACGACAAACGCGGCCCGGCGCACCGGAGGCGCGGGCGGGTGGCGAGGGCGCGGAATCGGCGCGGCGCAGCGTGTCCGGAATCGGTGGCGTGGGTGGGGAGTGGCTGCGGCGCGGCGTGTCGGGGATGGACGGCGTGGAGTGGATGCAGCACGGCGTGTCGGGGGTGCGGGCGGAGGACCGGGGGCCAGTGCGGTCCGCGAGCTCCGGACCCACGGGTGGCTGCGACAGCGCCGATGGCTGTGGGCGGGCGCCGGCGCACTGATCCTTGTCGCCGTCAACGCCAAACGCACCACGATAAACGGAGATGAATCGGGTGTTTTGGGTGTGGGTGTGGCGGGGCTCGGTGGTGGCTCGGTGGCTGCGCCCGGCGACGGGGTGGCGGGGCCGAACTGGTTCGGGGTGGGCGGTGGGGAGCCCGGGTGGTTCGGTTCTTTTTCGTTTGCTGGGCCGGTCAATGACGTCGTCGGGTGGATCGAGCTGCACTGGTACGGGTTCACCGAGGGGGTCAAGAACGGGGTCAGCGCCGGGCTGCTCGATCCGCTTGAGACGCTTCTCGTAACCACGCCGTGGTGGTTGTTCGTGCTGGTTGTGGCGGCGTTCGGCACCCTGTGGTCAGTGGGTGGCGGGCCGCTCTGA
- a CDS encoding ABC transporter permease, whose product MQTLATVLVAIALTMVVGVAVGVFCARHDRLATAVRPVLDAAQTMPSFVYLLPAVALFGASRFTAIVAAVIFAVPPVVRLVERGVRDVPATVVEAAVSAGSTPRQLLWKVQLPMARGGLLLAANQGIVMVLAMVVVGGLVGAGALGYDVVAGFSQRELFGQGLAAGLAIVLLGILLDRLTQGFHDSKGPRR is encoded by the coding sequence ATGCAGACGCTCGCAACCGTGCTGGTCGCGATCGCGCTCACGATGGTGGTCGGGGTGGCGGTCGGCGTCTTCTGCGCCCGGCATGATCGCCTGGCCACCGCCGTGCGGCCGGTGCTTGACGCTGCGCAGACCATGCCGTCGTTCGTCTACCTGTTGCCGGCGGTGGCGCTGTTCGGGGCGAGCCGGTTCACCGCGATCGTCGCCGCGGTGATTTTTGCTGTGCCCCCGGTGGTGCGGCTGGTCGAGCGGGGCGTACGGGATGTGCCGGCGACCGTTGTCGAAGCCGCCGTCTCGGCCGGGTCGACGCCCCGGCAACTGTTGTGGAAGGTGCAGCTCCCGATGGCCCGCGGCGGCCTGTTGCTCGCGGCCAACCAGGGCATCGTCATGGTGCTGGCCATGGTCGTGGTCGGCGGCCTGGTCGGTGCGGGCGCCCTCGGCTACGACGTGGTCGCCGGCTTCTCGCAGCGCGAACTGTTCGGCCAGGGCCTCGCCGCCGGTCTCGCCATCGTCCTGCTCGGCATCCTGCTTGATCGCCTGACCCAGGGTTTTCACGACTCGAAGGGACCTCGCCGATGA
- a CDS encoding ABC transporter substrate-binding protein, with translation MRTLRTVATAALIVSLTACGGATSGAGEDKPAAKGTVNLAINPWVGYEANAAVIAYLLEKEMGYTVEKKELKEEIAWQGFESGEVDAIVENWGHPDLKKTYIEDKKVAVEAGPTGNEGVIGWYVPEWMTQQYPDITDYKNLNKYAGLFKTSESKGKGQFLAGDPSFVTNDEALVTNLKLNYTVVYSGSEAAIIKAAQQATAQKKPLLFYFYEPQWLFAKEKYVRVKLPAYTEGCDADPKKVACDYPDYKLDKIVSKKFADTGGPAYQFVKNFSWSNDDQNIVSDYLTNQNMSADQAAEKWVNEHEATWKPWIPAGS, from the coding sequence ATGAGAACACTCCGTACGGTCGCCACCGCGGCCCTGATAGTCAGCCTCACCGCCTGTGGCGGCGCCACCTCGGGCGCGGGAGAGGACAAACCCGCCGCCAAGGGCACCGTGAACCTGGCGATCAACCCGTGGGTGGGGTATGAGGCGAACGCCGCCGTCATCGCCTACCTGCTCGAGAAGGAGATGGGCTACACCGTCGAGAAGAAGGAGCTCAAGGAGGAGATCGCCTGGCAGGGCTTCGAGAGCGGCGAGGTCGACGCGATCGTGGAGAACTGGGGTCACCCGGACCTCAAGAAGACCTACATCGAGGACAAGAAGGTCGCCGTCGAGGCCGGGCCGACCGGCAACGAGGGCGTGATCGGCTGGTACGTGCCGGAGTGGATGACCCAGCAGTACCCCGACATCACCGACTACAAGAACCTCAACAAGTACGCCGGGCTGTTCAAGACCTCGGAGTCCAAGGGCAAGGGGCAGTTCCTGGCCGGCGACCCGTCCTTCGTCACCAACGACGAGGCCCTGGTCACCAACCTCAAGCTGAACTACACCGTCGTCTACTCCGGTAGCGAGGCCGCCATCATCAAGGCCGCCCAGCAGGCCACGGCGCAGAAGAAGCCGCTGCTCTTCTACTTCTACGAGCCGCAGTGGCTGTTCGCGAAGGAGAAATACGTACGGGTGAAGCTGCCCGCGTACACCGAGGGCTGCGACGCGGACCCGAAGAAGGTGGCCTGCGACTATCCCGACTACAAGCTTGACAAGATCGTCAGCAAGAAGTTCGCCGACACCGGCGGCCCCGCGTACCAGTTCGTCAAGAACTTCTCGTGGAGCAACGACGACCAGAACATCGTCTCGGACTACCTCACCAACCAGAACATGTCGGCCGACCAGGCGGCGGAGAAGTGGGTGAACGAGCACGAGGCGACCTGGAAGCCGTGGATCCCGGCGGGCAGCTGA
- a CDS encoding FAD-dependent oxidoreductase: MGERARGDLEAVDPGGQLMAPKVVIIGAGVVGCALADELTARGWTDVTVLEQGPLFVTGGSSSHAPGLVFQTNPSRTMSRLAKYTVEKLSGLGCFEQVGSLEVATTPERLAELHRRFGFGQSWGIGSRVIDPVACAELVPLLDKDRILGGLHVPTDGLALAVRACEAQAAAAQKRGARFFGNVRVEEVLERNGRAAGVRARLITASAREAAAGAGAAGEREAPAGVSVRVGAVGAREAAAGVDAAAADVWASAGMHTEEGVFEADVVVSCAGFWGPRIGAMANTTIPLLPMAHQFVRTTPVGAADTMPIVRHQDRDLYFRAYGERLGIGSYLHEPMPVSLDELAGGEHPSMLPFTPDTFRESWEAARDLLPALANAERTDGFNGVFSFTADGFPLLGESRALPGFWTAEAIWVTHSAGAAREVAEWLVNGRPGVDLHECDLNRFDPAQLAPAYTRERAIRSFVEVYDIIHPLDPPHIRNIRTTPFHARQQELGAVFGESAGWERPLWYAANAANEGSAASEGSAASEGSAASEGSAASEGSAASEGSAASEGSAASEGSAASEGSAASEGNAANTAGEGDAAYAAPEEETQRDEWSSRHWSPIAATEAKTTREDVAMYDMTPLMRLEVHGPVAFLQGLTSNNVDKPVGSVTYTLLLDTDGGIRSDITVARLGERRFQVGVNGPVDLHWLLDHAPPGVRVRDITGGTCGLGVWGPRAREVIAPLTDIDVSPGAFRYFQAREGFLGTVPVTMLRLSYVGELGWEIYARADHGLRLWDTLRAAGVTAAGRAAFTSLRLEKGYRLWGADMTSEDNPYEAGLGFAVRRDAGDFVGKDALPDEPPERLLACLRLHEVGAVPMGREPVYHREDPVGFVTSAAFGHTVGFPIAYAWLPAALAQPGTEVAIGYFDRRLGATVAAEPLFDPKHERLRA; this comes from the coding sequence GTGGGTGAACGAGCACGAGGCGACCTGGAAGCCGTGGATCCCGGCGGGCAGCTGATGGCCCCCAAGGTGGTGATCATCGGGGCCGGCGTGGTCGGCTGCGCGCTCGCCGACGAGCTGACCGCCCGCGGCTGGACCGATGTGACCGTGCTCGAGCAGGGGCCGCTCTTTGTCACGGGTGGCTCCAGCTCGCACGCGCCGGGGCTGGTCTTCCAGACGAACCCCTCACGGACCATGTCGCGCCTCGCGAAGTACACGGTGGAGAAGCTGTCCGGGCTGGGCTGTTTCGAGCAGGTGGGCAGCCTGGAGGTGGCGACGACGCCGGAGCGGCTGGCCGAGCTGCACCGGCGGTTCGGGTTCGGGCAGTCGTGGGGGATCGGGTCGCGGGTGATCGACCCGGTGGCGTGCGCCGAACTGGTGCCGCTGCTCGACAAGGACCGGATTCTCGGCGGGCTGCACGTGCCGACCGACGGGCTGGCCCTGGCCGTGCGCGCGTGCGAAGCCCAGGCGGCAGCGGCACAAAAGCGAGGAGCCAGATTTTTCGGAAATGTTCGAGTGGAAGAGGTGCTGGAGAGGAACGGAAGAGCGGCCGGCGTGCGAGCGCGGTTGATCACAGCCAGCGCGCGGGAGGCCGCTGCAGGAGCGGGCGCGGCCGGGGAGCGGGAGGCCCCCGCTGGGGTGAGCGTGCGGGTGGGCGCGGTCGGGGCGCGGGAGGCCGCCGCGGGGGTGGACGCGGCCGCGGCGGATGTGTGGGCGAGCGCGGGGATGCATACGGAGGAAGGGGTTTTTGAGGCTGACGTCGTGGTCAGCTGTGCCGGGTTTTGGGGGCCGCGGATCGGGGCGATGGCGAACACGACGATTCCGCTGCTGCCGATGGCTCATCAGTTCGTGCGGACCACGCCTGTCGGGGCCGCGGACACGATGCCGATCGTGCGCCATCAGGACAGGGATCTGTACTTCAGGGCGTACGGGGAAAGGCTGGGCATCGGTTCCTATCTGCACGAGCCGATGCCGGTGAGCCTGGACGAACTGGCCGGAGGTGAGCACCCGTCGATGCTCCCGTTCACCCCCGACACTTTTCGTGAATCTTGGGAGGCCGCCCGCGACCTTCTGCCCGCCCTCGCGAATGCCGAACGAACGGACGGCTTCAACGGCGTCTTCTCGTTCACCGCAGACGGCTTCCCGCTGCTGGGCGAGTCGCGAGCACTGCCCGGGTTCTGGACGGCCGAGGCGATCTGGGTGACCCACTCGGCCGGCGCCGCCCGCGAGGTCGCCGAGTGGCTGGTCAACGGCAGGCCCGGCGTCGACCTGCACGAGTGCGACCTCAACCGGTTCGACCCGGCCCAGCTCGCCCCGGCCTACACCCGGGAGCGGGCGATCCGCAGCTTCGTCGAGGTCTACGACATCATCCACCCGCTCGACCCACCACATATCCGAAATATCCGGACAACTCCCTTCCACGCTCGCCAGCAGGAGCTGGGAGCGGTGTTCGGCGAGTCCGCAGGCTGGGAGCGCCCACTCTGGTACGCCGCCAACGCCGCCAACGAGGGCAGCGCAGCCAGCGAGGGCAGCGCAGCCAGCGAGGGCAGCGCAGCCAGCGAGGGCAGCGCAGCCAGCGAGGGCAGCGCAGCCAGCGAGGGCAGCGCAGCCAGCGAGGGCAGCGCAGCCAGCGAGGGCAGCGCAGCCAGCGAGGGCAGCGCAGCCAGCGAGGGCAACGCCGCCAACACCGCCGGCGAGGGCGACGCCGCCTACGCCGCGCCGGAGGAAGAAACCCAGCGGGACGAGTGGTCGAGCCGCCACTGGTCCCCGATCGCCGCGACCGAGGCGAAGACGACCCGCGAGGACGTCGCGATGTACGACATGACCCCGCTCATGCGCCTCGAGGTCCACGGCCCGGTCGCCTTCCTGCAGGGCCTGACCAGCAACAACGTCGACAAACCGGTCGGCTCCGTGACGTACACGCTGCTGCTGGACACCGACGGCGGCATCCGCAGCGACATCACCGTGGCCCGCCTGGGCGAGCGGCGCTTCCAGGTCGGCGTGAACGGCCCGGTCGACCTGCACTGGCTGCTCGACCACGCCCCGCCCGGCGTCCGGGTCCGCGACATCACCGGCGGCACCTGCGGGCTGGGTGTCTGGGGGCCGCGCGCCCGGGAGGTGATCGCCCCGCTGACCGACATCGACGTGTCGCCCGGCGCGTTCCGCTACTTCCAGGCCCGCGAGGGGTTCCTGGGCACGGTGCCGGTCACCATGCTGCGGCTGTCCTACGTCGGCGAGCTGGGCTGGGAGATCTACGCGCGGGCCGATCACGGGTTGCGGCTGTGGGACACGCTGCGCGCCGCCGGGGTGACTGCCGCGGGGCGGGCCGCCTTCACCAGCCTGCGGCTCGAGAAGGGCTACCGGCTGTGGGGCGCCGACATGACGAGTGAGGACAACCCGTACGAGGCCGGTCTGGGTTTTGCCGTTCGCCGTGACGCCGGTGACTTCGTCGGCAAGGACGCGCTGCCGGACGAGCCCCCGGAGCGGCTGCTCGCCTGCCTGCGCCTGCATGAGGTCGGCGCCGTGCCGATGGGCCGCGAGCCGGTGTATCACCGTGAGGATCCCGTCGGCTTCGTGACCAGCGCCGCCTTCGGGCACACGGTCGGCTTCCCGATCGCGTACGCCTGGCTCCCGGCCGCCCTGGCACAGCCGGGAACCGAGGTGGCGATCGGGTACTTCGACCGCAGGCTGGGCGCCACCGTCGCCGCCGAGCCCCTGTTCGACCCGAAGCACGAACGGTTGCGAGCGTGA